Within the Catalinimonas niigatensis genome, the region CATGCTTTATATAGCAAAGACCCTCTGGAAGCCGATCGCATGCTGTGGGGAAGAGAATGTAATCCGGCAGGCAGAAGAGGTTTCCTTAAAAAAAGCGCATTGGCTGCCATGTCGGCAGTATTAGGTGGTAAAATTGTCTTTGCCCATCATATGCCGGGAGGGCTCATTCCAGCAGCTTTGGCCAACCATGCTGAACCTTTTGTACTGGAAGGGAAACATCCGGATTTAGTCGTGTTGAATGACCGTCCCTGGAATATTGAGACGCCTCCGCATTTGCTGGATGATGAAGTAACTACTGCCGAAACCCTTTTCGTTCGTAATAACGGTATTGCTCCTGACAGCATTGATCTCAGCCAGTGGACACTGACCATAGAAGGAGAATCGGCTCGTCAGTCCAAAACCTATACTTTGGAGGAATTAAAAAATAAGTTCCGGCACTACACCTACCAACTCACTTTGGAGTGCGGCGGGAACGGCCGGAGTGAATTTAATCCACCTGCCCAGGGTAATCAGTGGACGACTGGGGCAGTGGGATGTCCGGAGTGGACAGGCGTCAGGTTAAAGGATGTACTGCAAGATGTGGGTATCAAAGAGGATGCGGTATATATCGGGTACTACGGACGAGATAGACATTTGAGCAATGATCCTGATAAGGTGGTGATCTCACGTGGTGTGCCTATGTCTAAAGCACTGGAAAATGAAGCGCTGATTGCCTGGGCTATTAATGGAAAAGACCTGCCTTTGATGAATGGCTATCCGCTTCGTCTGGTATTTGGTGGCTGGCCTGCCTCTACTTCCGGCAAATGGCTGGATAGGATTGTGATCCGGAATAAAGTACATGATGGTCCCAAAATGGAAGGAGATTCTTACCGGGTGCCTTGTAGTCCGGTTGCTCCCGGCAGCAAAGTACCCGATGATCAGATGTGTATCATTGAATCTATGCCCGTCAAATCTTTGATCACCTATCCAAAATCCGGAGCAAGGATAGAGGAAGGGCGTCAGTTGGAGGTCCGCGGCCATGCCTGGGCGGGTGATTTGTCAGTGGAAGCCATGCAATATTCTATTGACTTTGGAGCAAGCTGGCAGCCATGCACTTTGCAAGCTCCTAAAAACCGTATGGCTTGGCAGCATTGGCAAGCGAAATTAAATTTTCCACAAAAAGGATATTACGAAGTATGGGCAAGAGCTACTAACAGCGAAGGAAAAATGCAACCCATGCTGGTACCTGGCTGGAATCCTAAGGGCTACTTGAATAATGCCTGTCATCGGATTGCAGTTATGGTGGTTTAACAAAGAAATGATGCTACAACAAGTAAAAATTTTTTGCGCTCTTGCTTTATTCATTCTATCATTGATGCTAAGCTTCTGTCAGTCTCCTGATACCAGTGATAACGTGACAGGCACCACAGATTCACTTCATCTCGCTTCTACTGATAGTGTGGATCAGGCGACAGGGCTTATCATTGACAAATCTCTGCCTCTGGTTGTAGGGAACTGCACAGGCTGCCATTCGGCCCAGTTGATTACGCAAAACAGAGCTACCCGCGAAGGCTGGAAAAGCATGATTGTCTGGATGCAGGAGACCCAGAAACTGTGGGATTTGGGAGAAAATGAAGAGGCCATACTAGATTATTTGTCCACGCACTATGCGCCTGAGCAGGAAGGAAGACGAGAAAACTTGCAGAATATTCAGTGGTATGATCTGAAATGACAGAATATAATTTTGTATTGCATTGCATTATTCCTTGAAATAAGAATTATCAAGCATAATTCATAACATTTTGAGAGGGCTTACCTTATATAGATGTTATGGAAACGAAAGGGAAATATTATTTTTTAAGTCTTAGTATCGCTTTTATTTTTTTGAGTACCTGTACAGACATTGAGCAAAGAATTTCGTCGGCAGATATAGAGGAGGATTCTACCGATACCACCCAGTTGCCTACTCAGGAAAGTGAGTTGAGTACTATAGATGCTGTAATGGCTATTTTCAGCAATGCTGAGCCTGAAGATACCCAAAGTGATACTGAAAAATTTACAGCTGCTTATCTGGATAGTACTACTGGTAAGCTGTTCTTACATCCTGTATATACTTTTCAGAACAATCCCTACGGTTTTGAGGAGGATGAGCTGGTAAGTTACCCTGACTCAGTTTATCAAAAACGCTTTGCCAACATGACATCAGAAATTCCTCTGGTCTATAATCGGCATGTTGAAAACTTTATAGACCTCTATGCTATCCGGAAGAAGAACCTCACCGAGCGCATGTTTGGTAAGAGCATGCTTTATTTTCCCTACATAGAGAAGGTATTAATGGAAGAAGAACTACCGCATGACCTCAAGTATTTGACTATGGTAGAATCTGCTTTACATCCCGATGCGAAATCCCATATGGAGGCAGTGGGTTTGTGGCAAATCCGATACCGTACCGGTAAGTGGCTGGGTCTGGAAATTAACGATTTTCTGGATGAAAGAATGGACCCTTATCAGTCTACCAAAGCTGCAGTAGCTTATCTTAAGCGTTTGTATACTAATTACGGAAGTTGGCCAATGGCGCTTGCTGCTTACAATAGTGGCCCGGGCAATGTCAACCGAGCGATAGTCAGGGCAGGAGGGAGCCGGGATTACTGGAAAATCAGGAAATATTTACCTGTTGAAACCCAAAGCTATGTACCTGCTTTTATGGCTATCATTTATATAAACCGCTACCAGCAGGAGCATAATATACGTCCGATAGTACCGGATATCCCTTTTCAGGCGGTAGATACCGTGAGAATATATAAGGAAATAAGCTTTACCAAGCTTGCCGATGCACTTGAAATGAGTGAAGAGAGCCTTGCTTTCCTTAATCCGGCACTTACTCAGTGGGTCATCCCTTCTTCAAGACAAGGTTGGCCTTTGGTTTTGCCTATGGATAAAATGGCCATCATAGAAGAAAAAAAACCAGATCTTTTTTCACATAGATTACAAAATGAGGTGGCTAGCACAGCTCAGGTACTAAAAAAAAGAAAGGAAATCGTGCCCGAAGCTACTGATCTAAAGCTTCTTGAACATACCGTTCGTCGTGGCCAGACAATGAATGGTATTGCCAAAAGATATGGCGTAGATTTAAGCCAGATCAGAGACTGGAATGCTATGCGTGACAACACCATCCGTGCAGGACAAGTGCTCAAGCTGTATGTGCCCGAGTCGGAGTTTGCCCGTTACTGATTGGCATGTTTCTTTGATCTTCTACCAACCTGTATTAATAAATAAATGCCTGCCAGGATCAAGGGAATACTAAGCCATTGCCCCATATTCAGGAGAAGATCATCTTCAAACTCGACCTGGTTTTCTTTGAAGTATTCATGTACAAAGCGCAAGCCGAAATTAATAATAAGGAATAGTCCCAGCAGCAAGCCTTCCGGCGTTTTTTCTCTCATCCTATACCATAAAAACAGCAAAAATAAGAAGGTAAGAAAAGTAGTGGCTGATTCGTATAATTGAGCAGGATGCCGGGGAATACCATAGGTGTTGACTTCGGCTATATAAGCACCACGATCTTGTGTCAGGGTATAATCCAGTGGTGTACCAGCAGGCTCGTAAATGTGTTTTCTTATGCTCTGATAATTGGTAAACAAGCTTTTTACCCGATCTTCTAAAAGATAGCGGATTTCTTCTTCAGGATAATTGGCGTTCTTGAACGTGATGGTGAAAGTGACCGGACGGTATTCATCGCTAATAGATTCTACACTCGCCCTATCTGTATCGGATGAAACTTCTACTTCTTCTATTGATGGACTACTGCTTAGAATAGCATCTTTGGCATTCCATGCGAAGATCACCCCATAATCACTTTCGGTAGGCAAGCCTTCAATTTCAGAATTCATGAAATTACCAAAGCGGATCAAAGCTCCGGTAAGCGCCACTACAATGACAATCCTGTCCACTACCCATAAGAAACTTTGCCCCGGCCGGAGATGCTTCTGAAAGGTGCCTTTGAATAAGCGTATATTGTAATTGCTATATAGAAAAAGGGCAAATAAAATACCGAAGGCAGCGCCGTGGCTGGCCAGCCCACCTTCCCATATTTTGAGGATATCAATAGGGTTGGATAAATAACGGGCGGGTTCATAAAAGAAGACATGGCCTAAGCGCGCACCTAAAATAGTGGCGATGACCATATAAACCGTCAAAGTTTCTACATCAGACTCCTGATGACCTTCGGCACGAAAGACCCGGAAAAGTATTTGCTGAGATATAAGAAAACCACTGGCAAACAATAAGCCATACCAGCGAATGGTTAAGCCCCAGAACTCGGCAAGATCAGGGTCTGCTGCCCAGACCATATAATTTATCAATGACATACCCTACTTAAGTTTGCAGCAAAGATAGCTTTTTTGTACAAACTGTCATGGAAAAGGCGCTGATTTTGGAATTTCCAAAGCTATCATGACTTAAATAGTTCAGCCTGAGTGTATTCCCTGGATCTTTGTTGCGTTTGAAAAATAGTTCGTCCTTCACTATTGACAAATTCAATACTCATATTTTCCTCATCAAGGCTGATACAAGCGAAGCCTTTATCAGACTGGCTGAATAAAGTCATTTCCTTTTTGTCTGTTTCTCTGACTTCAGATCCTGCGCCGGAAACCAAATAGATAGTGTGCCCGTAAGGTTTTTGTAATTGCAGGTCATGTTCATGCCCACACAAATAGGCATCAACTCCAAATTCTTCAAACAGAGGAAGAAAGTATGTAAGCAGTTCCTCTGTATCGCCATGCATGGGGCTGGAAGAATACACCGGATGATGCCCCACCACAATTTTCCATTGGGCAGTACTCTCTGCTAAAGTCTGTCTAAGCCAGGCAACTTGCTCTTCAGGTTTTTGATTTAGTACATCTGGATGGTTCTCTGTCTCCCAATATGCTCCAATGAAAGGAGTAGTGTCCGTGAATATCAATTGCAAATCACTTGACTCGCTTACTTTTAAAAGTTTGCTGTAATAACGGGCGGGCATACGCCAGCGAGAACTTTGTTGAGAGTACAAGATCTGCGCACTGGTATTTCCCCGGTAATCGTGGTTTCCAAGTACGGCATACCAGGGAATTTGTAGGGAAGCATGATGATATACCTTTTCAAAACTTACCTCCCAGAGTGGGTCTTTGGTACTGTCTACACCATTTTCGTAAAAATTGTCACCAGTGGAAATGATACAATCAGCCTGACATAGATTGGCCTGACGGGCTAACTGTGCTGCGGTGTGATGCTGTTCCGGGCATCCTTCTCTTCCCCAGTCTCCAATGACGAGAAAGCGGATGCCTTGCTTGTGTGAATTTTCCAGTATTTCTTTGATTTAAGGATAAAGCTAAATCTATCGTAAGAAGACTAAAAACAGAGTAGGTTAACTTATCATGAAGTCTTCTCCATTGTTGTTACAAATTTTATTCCGCTTAAAATTTTCAGGTGAAGCTTATCTTTTTATGTGTGATATATAGAAAAAGAATTTATAAGATGGATATGCATTTTCAACGGAATAGCCATTTTATTGCAGGCTTGTCAAACTCCTGTCTCTAATGATGGTGTCATTAAGAGCCTATAGACAGCTAGCGTTCTTGTTCCATTTATCATCTTCACGAACGTTACTAGCGTGGGCAAGTTGCCCGGTTTACACACTCGTTTAGCGGAAAATGGATGAGCAGTGAAACAGGATATGTTTAAGTAAAAAGGTTTTGTATACTGGCAGCTGTGATAAAAGTAAATAAACAAAAAGCCGTTTTTACACGGCTTTCTTTTAAAGAAATGTAATGACTACTCTTCTGTTTTTTTGTCTTGCTTCAGGAGTTTGGGCGTTGGCTACCGGTTCAGTGGCACCTTTACCGTAAGTGATGATCCTTCTTTCTCCCACACCATTCTCTATCAGGAAGCGTTTCACTTCAATGGCACGATCAATTGAAAGTTTAAGGTTATAATCTTTGCCTCCTGTATCATCTGCATGTCCTACAATTTCTACCTTAAGCCGGGGATTTTGCTGAAGCGTTTCTACTACCTCATTCAAGGAAGTATTATAATTATTTTGTATTTCAGCAGAATTTAACTGAAAAAGCATTTCCTGGGGTGTAAACTCATTGCCAGATGATGAAGTGGATGAAGGGTCATCATTATTTGACCCTCCGGTTTTCATACGGTTAAATTCATCCAGCAACGCTCTTGTCTCATCCAGCAGTGCCTGGGTTTCCGTATCCATTCCATTGAGCCCTGAGGTATCCTGGCTGAGCATTTCCGCTCCTCTTCCTCCACCTTGTACTCGCTGCGCCAGTTGTCTCTGTCTTTCTTCATCAGTAAACATTTGCGAGGTATACATATTCGCAGAAGAACCTCCACGATTACTTACAAAAAACACTTCGTTTTTTTTATTAGCTGTAAAGTAAGCGTCAAAGCCTGTAGAATTAATCTGATCGCCTAAGTTTTCGGGTCTGGTCCAGTTGGTCCATGAAGTATCTAATCTCTGGGATACAAAAATATCAGCATTTCCATACCCCGGATGCCCGTTACTTGAAAAGAAAAGAGTTTTCTTGTCTGCTGTGAGATACGGTGATATTTCAAATCCTTCCGTGTTGATTGTAGGTCCTAGATGAATAGGCTCTGTCCACTGGTTGTCCAAAGGATCTTTGATGCTTACATACAGGTCTTCCTGCCCGATAGAATTTTCTAATTGAACAGAAATCAGCGCTACATCCTCAGTAGGAAGTACATAAAGACTATAAAAATTACCCTGCTTACTGGTTAAGCCCGGAATAGTGATTTTATTGGGAGTACGCCAGCGCTGATCTTGTTTGAAAGACAAAGATAATCCTGCCTGCTGAGAGGCCTCAGTACCGTAGTCATTTAATAAATAAAGCGTGCTTCCACTGCTGCTGATTCCTACGATGGCATTATTTCCTTCATTGTTCAGGGCAGATAAGTCATTTCTAGGTTCAATCCACTGACCAGCGGTATCTTTTTTTGTGTACCAGATATCCTGTCCGGCAAATATACCACCCGTATTCTGAGCATAGAGTGATCTTACAAAGAACAGGGTGCTATCCTGCTCGGAGTAGATAGGAAGGCTTTCTTCTGCATCTGAATTTAAAGTATCCGAGAGAGGCTGTGATTCTTCAAAATAAAAGCCTTGTGCCTGTACATCCATACAATATAAGAGAGTAAGAAGTACAAATGATATATTAAGTATTGACTTGTTCATAGTCCGGAAATTTCAGTTTACCACATATAAGGTGATGTATCTTTCTTATTGAATAGCATAAAACCCAATCCTATCTCGTGTGTACCGGATCTGAAGTCGTTGATATCTCCAATCCCCAGATCGTAGGAGTAGCCCAGATTAACCAGATTATTAAGACTTAGCCCTGCCATTGCAATTACCGTTTCTGTATTTCTGTAAGAAGCACCCAGCCAGAGCAATTCCTCGTATTTTACTCTTACATTGATATCATACAACACGGGCGCATTGGCGGTATATTTTACGAATGCTCCCGGCGTAATCAATAATGTATTGTTAACGTTAAAACGCAGTCCTACAATTCCATAGTGTTCAATTTCTTCACTTGCTCCAATGGCACTTATATTAGCAAACAATTCATTTTGTAACAGCCTTTTGGCAGAATAACCTATATAATAATTTTCGTGGCGCAGAAAGATTCCGACATTCATATCAATATTCGTAATTCTGCCTTCCTGAGCCAGGTAAGCCTGGTAAGTAGCATCAGGAATTTCATTGTTTCCTACAGTGATACCCTCCAGATCCAGTTGTCTGCTGTTTACTCCTCCTCCAACACCGAAAGAAAGCACTGATTGACCCATGTTATAATGCAGAGCATAGGTGAGCATACCGCTCGTTTGCCCAAAAATCCCCTGTGTATCATTTACAATATATCCCCCAATGCCATGAGAAATAGCGTTGCCTGCGCTACGAGAGGTACCTAACCTCTCGTACATACTTGGGTCACTGATACGGAGTGAGTTATTTTGAAACCCATATCTCTTCTCTTTTTTGCCCTGTAGCGGTGCATGCGCACTAATATAATAGGTCTGTGGAGCATCATTCAATCCAGACCATTGCTGACGATAACCAATTTTGAGGTCTATAAACTCCTCAGATCCGGATATTGCGGGATTAAAAGTAATTGTATTTTGAAAAAACTGGCTAAAGCGAAATGATTGCTGTGCCATACCCGTATAGGAGATGGTCATGATCAGCATCAGTAAAATTCCACTTTTGTATATTAAATTCTTCATCCTCTGTAAATTATCTGAGTATGGTAACTGATCCTTTGTAAGACTGTAAACCTCCGTCTACAATAATTACATAATAGTAAGTGCCAACGGGCAGCATAGCGTTTTCAGAGGTACCATCCCACGCTTGCTGGTACCCTTCAGAGCGAAAAACATTTCTTCCATATCGGTCAAAGACTTCTACCAGGACATTGGTAGCATATTGAATGTTTTCTATTTCCCACATATCATTAACCTGATCTCCATCAGGTGTGAATGCTGTTGGGATTTCAAGAGCAATATTGGTGCAGTCAATGATATTGACTGTCAGGGTATCTACATTGCTACGGATACCACTGGCATCTTCAACAGAGAGATAATAGGTAGCACTAACCGAAGGGCTCAGGGTGATGATACCATTAGAATAATCAAGAGCACAATCTCCCTGATCACATTCTGAAATTAAAGTGTAGGATGTAGTATCACTCCCAGGTTCAGGCTCAATATCAATACTCACCTCAACAGTAGCTGTCTCGCCTACGCAAAGCTCCAGGGTATCTTGTATATCAAAGCTAGTGACGTAAGGTACCACGTTTACTGTAAACTGCTGCTGCGTTTGTTCTTCACCATCAGATACAGTGAGGGTAATTACCACTTCACTTCTGATATCAGGCGGAGCACTTAAAGTAACTGTCCGGTTTGCACCATTTCCAGCCAAAGTAATTTGCTCGGCCGGAATTACCTCTTGATTAGAGGATGAGGCAGTCAGTGTAAGCTCTTCTACGTTTGTTTCCTGATCATCAATGGTAATACTAATCGGCTCACTCGTAGTACCTGCAAGTAAGTTGATATTAGCAACCGGTTGGATGATGGGTAGGTCATTGACAGATGCTACAGTAATCAGTACATTGGCTGCTTCGGCAGTAAATTCTCCTCCATCACTTGCGTTCCAGGTCAGGCTATCCTCTCCAAAATAGTTCTCATTGGGGAGGTAAGTAAGCTGATTAAGGTCGGCTGCACTGATTTCCTGGTTGACATTGACATTTTCCTCATTGAGCAACAATGTACCATTCTGAGGAAGTGCTTCAATACGAATAATCTGTAGTGAAGCTTCAGGATCAGGATTACCATAATTGTTGGTGAACTGTGATCTGCTAAAATTGTATTCCGTATCTTCATTGGTACTTATGCTAAAGTTAGTCACCCCGGTACCGATGATAATGGTTACCTGGGCTGCATTGGCTGCCAGATCCGTGCCGTCTGAGGCATTCCACCCAAACCGTATGATTCCTACTTCCTGATCCGCGGCAGCCTGGTATTGAAGATTCGCTATATTTTCAGCATTGATCTGCACCCCAGCTTCTATGGCTGTGCCATTGAGCAAGAGTGTTCCCCGAGCGGGCAGTGAGGTAATCTGGATAAAATTAAGCGGTGTATTTTCTATGTCCAGATAGTTTTCTGTGAAATCACTGGCTACAAAATTATAAGAGGTTTCTGCTTCGCCAATCGCCCTGGTAAAGTTATTGATAATAGGAGCGTCGTTGACCGGAATGATAGCGATTAACACCTGTGCACTTTGCTCACTGACAAGGGTGCCGTCTGTGGCTGCCCAACTAAAAGCATCCTCTCCATTGTAATTTTCATTAGGGAGATAACGCAAATTATTGATCTCCTGTAGGCTAAGCTCACTATTTGCAGGTAAGGCAACATTATTTAATCGCAGGCTACCGTTTTCAGGAACAGTACGAATGATGATACCTGCCAGTGGATCGCCATCAGGGTCAGGAGCATTATTGACAAACTGTTGTGCAGTAAAAGTGTATGCCTGATCCTCGGGTGTCTCAGCAGAAAAACTTGAAGGTACCGGTGCATCGGGCTGAGCCGTAATGGTGATACTTACCTGTGCAACTTCTTCAGCATACTCGGCACCATCAAATGCATTCCACTCAAAACTATCTGTACCGGAAGAATCGGGTAGGGGAAGGTAGCGTAGTTCGGAAATCTGAGCAGCACTAATGCCAAATCCGGCAGCACTATTTTCCACATCTTCAGCGGTGATGGTATCTTCAGCCACCACCAGTACTCCATTGGCGGGTAAGGCTGTGATCGCAATACTTTGTAGGCCCTGGCTTGGGCCATTATCAGGATCTTCGTAGGGAAAGTCAGCTACCGCAAAGCTAAGTGGTGCATCTTCATTGATCGTTTTGCTGAAAGAGGTGACCACGGGAGGGTCATTGGTGATAATGTTGATCTCCCGGCTAAGGGTGTTGCTGTTGTCGCTTCCGTCAGAGACACGAATACTGATCTCTTTGACTTCATCATCTTCATCGTCTTCTTCGCCAATGTTCTGATACCTGACACTTCTGATCGCCTGCTGATATTGTGCTACCGTAGCATTTCCACTCAAGGTGAGCACTCCCTCATCGTCATCCCAGCTTCCGCTGATGTTTCCATTTCCGGAAAACGACAATAAATCTTCATCATCATTATAATTCTCTTCAAAAGAAATCACAGCACTCCTCAGGTTGTCATTATCCACATCAGTAATGGTAAGGGCATTGGTAATGGCTACCGGATCATTGTCCAGAATATCATAGCTGATGGGTGAACTCTCCAGATTGGCCAACACAGGAGCGTCGTTCACTGCGGTTACCTGAAGAGATCTGCTTACGGTTTCGCTGCTGGTGGCAGGCTCTCCATTATCGGTTACTGTGAAACTAATGACTCGCTCTTCGGTAGATGGATTATTGCTATTGTTAACATAAGTAATTGAGCGAAGAATATTCTGATATACAGAAGTCGTTGCGCTGCCACTTAAGGACAACACCCCTGTTTCTTCATTGTAATCACCTTCCACATTACTATCCTGGTCATCAAAATCAAGTATATCCTGTCCTTCCGCAAAACCTTCGGTTATCGCTACTGTGGCAGAAGTAATCTGGTTATTTTCTTCATCAGATACCGTTATCGTACCGGTGACTCTGGCAGGGTTTCCATTCTCTGTATAGGACACATTACTACTTTCCAAATTGGCTAATACCGGTGCATCGTTGATAAGAAGAACGTTTAAAACAGTGCTTCCACTGGCTGTTCCACCGTTATCATCGTCTACTTCTACAGTCAACTCATCTTCCCCGGAAAAACCATCATTGGGTTGGTAGGTCAGTCCGCTCAAAGCAAAAGCAGCCAGGGTTGACGGGCCGCTAAAGGTAATCTCATCTTCTCCATTTTCAGTACCGGAGATGAAGTCAATAAATTCACCTTCTACGGCAATGGGGGATAGAAACAAAGTGCCGTCATCCACAGAAACTGTGACAGTGACCTCATCCTGATCAGGATCTGTGAGTGAAATACCAGAGATAGCGGTAGCTTCATCTTCTTCTACTT harbors:
- a CDS encoding sulfite oxidase; this encodes MSAVLGGKIVFAHHMPGGLIPAALANHAEPFVLEGKHPDLVVLNDRPWNIETPPHLLDDEVTTAETLFVRNNGIAPDSIDLSQWTLTIEGESARQSKTYTLEELKNKFRHYTYQLTLECGGNGRSEFNPPAQGNQWTTGAVGCPEWTGVRLKDVLQDVGIKEDAVYIGYYGRDRHLSNDPDKVVISRGVPMSKALENEALIAWAINGKDLPLMNGYPLRLVFGGWPASTSGKWLDRIVIRNKVHDGPKMEGDSYRVPCSPVAPGSKVPDDQMCIIESMPVKSLITYPKSGARIEEGRQLEVRGHAWAGDLSVEAMQYSIDFGASWQPCTLQAPKNRMAWQHWQAKLNFPQKGYYEVWARATNSEGKMQPMLVPGWNPKGYLNNACHRIAVMVV
- a CDS encoding lytic transglycosylase domain-containing protein; the encoded protein is METKGKYYFLSLSIAFIFLSTCTDIEQRISSADIEEDSTDTTQLPTQESELSTIDAVMAIFSNAEPEDTQSDTEKFTAAYLDSTTGKLFLHPVYTFQNNPYGFEEDELVSYPDSVYQKRFANMTSEIPLVYNRHVENFIDLYAIRKKNLTERMFGKSMLYFPYIEKVLMEEELPHDLKYLTMVESALHPDAKSHMEAVGLWQIRYRTGKWLGLEINDFLDERMDPYQSTKAAVAYLKRLYTNYGSWPMALAAYNSGPGNVNRAIVRAGGSRDYWKIRKYLPVETQSYVPAFMAIIYINRYQQEHNIRPIVPDIPFQAVDTVRIYKEISFTKLADALEMSEESLAFLNPALTQWVIPSSRQGWPLVLPMDKMAIIEEKKPDLFSHRLQNEVASTAQVLKKRKEIVPEATDLKLLEHTVRRGQTMNGIAKRYGVDLSQIRDWNAMRDNTIRAGQVLKLYVPESEFARY
- a CDS encoding prolipoprotein diacylglyceryl transferase, which codes for MSLINYMVWAADPDLAEFWGLTIRWYGLLFASGFLISQQILFRVFRAEGHQESDVETLTVYMVIATILGARLGHVFFYEPARYLSNPIDILKIWEGGLASHGAAFGILFALFLYSNYNIRLFKGTFQKHLRPGQSFLWVVDRIVIVVALTGALIRFGNFMNSEIEGLPTESDYGVIFAWNAKDAILSSSPSIEEVEVSSDTDRASVESISDEYRPVTFTITFKNANYPEEEIRYLLEDRVKSLFTNYQSIRKHIYEPAGTPLDYTLTQDRGAYIAEVNTYGIPRHPAQLYESATTFLTFLFLLFLWYRMREKTPEGLLLGLFLIINFGLRFVHEYFKENQVEFEDDLLLNMGQWLSIPLILAGIYLLIQVGRRSKKHANQ
- a CDS encoding purple acid phosphatase family protein, which translates into the protein MKEILENSHKQGIRFLVIGDWGREGCPEQHHTAAQLARQANLCQADCIISTGDNFYENGVDSTKDPLWEVSFEKVYHHASLQIPWYAVLGNHDYRGNTSAQILYSQQSSRWRMPARYYSKLLKVSESSDLQLIFTDTTPFIGAYWETENHPDVLNQKPEEQVAWLRQTLAESTAQWKIVVGHHPVYSSSPMHGDTEELLTYFLPLFEEFGVDAYLCGHEHDLQLQKPYGHTIYLVSGAGSEVRETDKKEMTLFSQSDKGFACISLDEENMSIEFVNSEGRTIFQTQQRSREYTQAELFKS
- a CDS encoding OmpA family protein, whose product is MNKSILNISFVLLTLLYCMDVQAQGFYFEESQPLSDTLNSDAEESLPIYSEQDSTLFFVRSLYAQNTGGIFAGQDIWYTKKDTAGQWIEPRNDLSALNNEGNNAIVGISSSGSTLYLLNDYGTEASQQAGLSLSFKQDQRWRTPNKITIPGLTSKQGNFYSLYVLPTEDVALISVQLENSIGQEDLYVSIKDPLDNQWTEPIHLGPTINTEGFEISPYLTADKKTLFFSSNGHPGYGNADIFVSQRLDTSWTNWTRPENLGDQINSTGFDAYFTANKKNEVFFVSNRGGSSANMYTSQMFTDEERQRQLAQRVQGGGRGAEMLSQDTSGLNGMDTETQALLDETRALLDEFNRMKTGGSNNDDPSSTSSSGNEFTPQEMLFQLNSAEIQNNYNTSLNEVVETLQQNPRLKVEIVGHADDTGGKDYNLKLSIDRAIEVKRFLIENGVGERRIITYGKGATEPVANAQTPEARQKNRRVVITFL
- a CDS encoding PorP/SprF family type IX secretion system membrane protein encodes the protein MKNLIYKSGILLMLIMTISYTGMAQQSFRFSQFFQNTITFNPAISGSEEFIDLKIGYRQQWSGLNDAPQTYYISAHAPLQGKKEKRYGFQNNSLRISDPSMYERLGTSRSAGNAISHGIGGYIVNDTQGIFGQTSGMLTYALHYNMGQSVLSFGVGGGVNSRQLDLEGITVGNNEIPDATYQAYLAQEGRITNIDMNVGIFLRHENYYIGYSAKRLLQNELFANISAIGASEEIEHYGIVGLRFNVNNTLLITPGAFVKYTANAPVLYDINVRVKYEELLWLGASYRNTETVIAMAGLSLNNLVNLGYSYDLGIGDINDFRSGTHEIGLGFMLFNKKDTSPYMW
- a CDS encoding tandem-95 repeat protein; translation: MRTLHQQISLSIFFLWAFLCTSVVLAQGSPPNISNVGNGTINYQEGGDPVALAGSAVIEDSDSPNMMLATFSFGGTYNSAQDTLLFIDTEDIKSHFDETSGTLRLLSASANDGVSLGQMQSALNSVQYRLTSDNPTNRTLAVNIQVTDAEGNESSTASRSINVSATNDAPQISSNSTASQSIINQDIRIFEDVEITDPDNTQLTRVEIEFVEGFNSPEDRLFLRGVDGGLTREENTAQRIVLSGTADIGTYEDVILSFFYGHQPLILRTAGIRRINLRVYDSNNGVSNTLSHFFVVQPIFGARINLPPSVGNFSVQTNEDNNYTFEASEFNERFDDPNGGDLAGIIIGSLPESGRLFLGNTEINNQFIINRTQIAPNQIPNLSYRPAAGFSGSDQFSWNATDQESFAANDAQVFVRVIPVNQQPVLNLPANVEVEEDEATAISGISLTDPDQDEVTVTVSVDDGTLFLSPIAVEGEFIDFISGTENGEDEITFSGPSTLAAFALSGLTYQPNDGFSGEDELTVEVDDDNGGTASGSTVLNVLLINDAPVLANLESSNVSYTENGNPARVTGTITVSDEENNQITSATVAITEGFAEGQDILDFDDQDSNVEGDYNEETGVLSLSGSATTSVYQNILRSITYVNNSNNPSTEERVISFTVTDNGEPATSSETVSRSLQVTAVNDAPVLANLESSPISYDILDNDPVAITNALTITDVDNDNLRSAVISFEENYNDDEDLLSFSGNGNISGSWDDDEGVLTLSGNATVAQYQQAIRSVRYQNIGEEDDEDDEVKEISIRVSDGSDNSNTLSREINIITNDPPVVTSFSKTINEDAPLSFAVADFPYEDPDNGPSQGLQSIAITALPANGVLVVAEDTITAEDVENSAAGFGISAAQISELRYLPLPDSSGTDSFEWNAFDGAEYAEEVAQVSITITAQPDAPVPSSFSAETPEDQAYTFTAQQFVNNAPDPDGDPLAGIIIRTVPENGSLRLNNVALPANSELSLQEINNLRYLPNENYNGEDAFSWAATDGTLVSEQSAQVLIAIIPVNDAPIINNFTRAIGEAETSYNFVASDFTENYLDIENTPLNFIQITSLPARGTLLLNGTAIEAGVQINAENIANLQYQAAADQEVGIIRFGWNASDGTDLAANAAQVTIIIGTGVTNFSISTNEDTEYNFSRSQFTNNYGNPDPEASLQIIRIEALPQNGTLLLNEENVNVNQEISAADLNQLTYLPNENYFGEDSLTWNASDGGEFTAEAANVLITVASVNDLPIIQPVANINLLAGTTSEPISITIDDQETNVEELTLTASSSNQEVIPAEQITLAGNGANRTVTLSAPPDIRSEVVITLTVSDGEEQTQQQFTVNVVPYVTSFDIQDTLELCVGETATVEVSIDIEPEPGSDTTSYTLISECDQGDCALDYSNGIITLSPSVSATYYLSVEDASGIRSNVDTLTVNIIDCTNIALEIPTAFTPDGDQVNDMWEIENIQYATNVLVEVFDRYGRNVFRSEGYQQAWDGTSENAMLPVGTYYYVIIVDGGLQSYKGSVTILR